In Streptomyces canus, one DNA window encodes the following:
- the ruvX gene encoding Holliday junction resolvase RuvX has translation MRRGRRLAIDVGDARIGVASCDPDGILATPVETVPGRDVPAAHRRLKQLVEEYEPIEVVVGLPRSLKGGEGPAAVKVRGFVQELARGIAPVPVRLVDERMTTVTASQGLRASGVKSKKGRSVIDQAAAVIILQQALESERVSGKAPGEGVEVVI, from the coding sequence ATGCGCAGAGGCCGCAGACTCGCGATCGATGTGGGGGACGCCCGCATCGGGGTCGCCTCGTGCGACCCCGACGGGATTCTCGCCACTCCGGTGGAGACGGTCCCGGGCCGGGACGTCCCGGCGGCTCATCGTCGGCTGAAGCAGCTGGTCGAGGAGTACGAACCGATCGAGGTCGTCGTCGGCCTCCCTCGCTCCCTCAAGGGGGGCGAGGGCCCGGCCGCGGTCAAGGTCCGCGGCTTCGTCCAGGAGCTCGCCCGGGGGATCGCGCCCGTCCCGGTCCGGCTCGTCGACGAACGGATGACCACCGTGACGGCCAGTCAGGGACTGCGCGCATCCGGAGTGAAATCCAAAAAGGGCAGATCGGTCATCGACCAGGCAGCCGCCGTGATCATTCTTCAGCAGGCGCTGGAATCCGAACGGGTGTCAGGTAAAGCACCCGGCGAGGGCGTCGAAGTGGTCATCTGA
- the mltG gene encoding endolytic transglycosylase MltG, translated as MTEYGRGEGSEPWHPEDPLYGDGGWEGQQADAGQQSPYGGQPQHYPQQPQPQPQQQYDNGGWGDGQQAAYGQAQQQYPQHDGQYDQHQQYNQQHQQQYDQQAYQGQPQQSYDQNGNGWATGTQAQVPYPADPSDPYGQQAAAYGAGQQDYYGSPDAYPPPEPPSRRAAEPEPQIDWDPGPDQGEHAFFAGDDDSEDDSDDAKGGRGDRRGRGGKGGKKRKSGCACLVVLLVFGGGTAGVGYFGYQFYQNRFGAAPDYAGDGTSVVVTVQVPKGAGGYAIGRLLKDAGVVKSVDAFVSAQEQNPKGKAIQAGAYLLKKEMSAKSAVVMMLDPDSQNNVQVTPGLRNVSVYTRIDEKLDLASGATKKIAEKKYKSLGLPSWANDNEGIKDPLEGFLYPGTYPAAKGMKPETVLKEMVTQAAEAYGKYDLEAKAKALKLDNPLQVITVASLVQAEGKTEDDYRKMAEVVYNRLNLANPETYGFLQFDSTFNYVKNESNIEISEKEINSNKDPYNTYTNKGLPPGPIGNPGDTALKATLNPTDDGWYYFVATDGVNKTEFAKTHAQFLQLKEKFNESTGS; from the coding sequence ATGACTGAGTATGGCCGGGGCGAAGGCTCCGAACCGTGGCATCCCGAGGACCCGTTGTACGGGGACGGTGGATGGGAGGGGCAGCAGGCCGACGCGGGTCAGCAGTCCCCCTACGGCGGCCAGCCGCAGCACTATCCGCAGCAGCCGCAGCCGCAGCCGCAGCAGCAGTACGACAACGGTGGCTGGGGTGACGGCCAGCAGGCCGCCTATGGTCAGGCGCAGCAGCAGTATCCGCAGCACGACGGCCAGTACGACCAGCACCAGCAGTACAACCAGCAGCATCAGCAGCAGTACGACCAGCAGGCGTACCAGGGCCAGCCGCAGCAGTCGTACGACCAGAACGGCAACGGCTGGGCGACCGGCACGCAGGCGCAGGTGCCGTACCCCGCCGATCCCTCGGACCCGTACGGACAGCAGGCGGCCGCGTACGGCGCCGGGCAGCAGGACTACTACGGCAGCCCGGACGCGTACCCGCCGCCGGAGCCGCCGAGCCGCCGAGCCGCCGAGCCGGAGCCGCAGATCGACTGGGATCCGGGCCCGGATCAGGGAGAACACGCCTTCTTCGCGGGCGACGACGACAGCGAGGATGACTCCGACGACGCCAAAGGCGGCCGCGGCGACCGGCGCGGGCGAGGTGGCAAGGGCGGCAAGAAGCGCAAGAGCGGGTGCGCCTGTCTGGTGGTCCTGCTGGTGTTCGGCGGCGGTACCGCAGGCGTCGGCTACTTCGGCTACCAGTTCTACCAAAATCGTTTCGGCGCGGCCCCGGACTATGCCGGGGACGGCACGAGCGTGGTGGTCACCGTCCAGGTCCCCAAGGGCGCGGGCGGGTACGCGATCGGCCGGCTGCTGAAGGACGCGGGTGTCGTGAAGAGCGTCGACGCCTTTGTGTCCGCCCAGGAGCAGAACCCGAAGGGGAAGGCGATCCAGGCCGGCGCCTATCTGCTGAAGAAGGAGATGTCCGCCAAGAGCGCCGTCGTGATGATGCTCGACCCGGACAGCCAGAACAACGTGCAGGTCACTCCGGGGTTGCGGAACGTCTCCGTCTACACGAGGATCGACGAGAAACTCGATCTTGCTTCCGGCGCCACGAAGAAGATCGCCGAAAAGAAATACAAGAGCCTCGGGCTGCCGAGCTGGGCGAACGACAACGAGGGCATCAAGGACCCGCTGGAGGGCTTCCTCTATCCGGGTACCTATCCTGCGGCGAAGGGCATGAAGCCCGAGACGGTACTGAAGGAAATGGTCACCCAGGCCGCCGAGGCATACGGCAAGTACGACCTGGAGGCGAAGGCCAAGGCGCTCAAGCTGGACAATCCCTTGCAGGTCATCACGGTCGCGAGCCTCGTCCAGGCCGAGGGCAAGACCGAGGACGACTACCGCAAGATGGCGGAAGTGGTCTACAACCGGCTCAACCTCGCGAACCCCGAGACCTACGGGTTCCTGCAGTTCGACTCGACCTTCAACTACGTGAAGAACGAGAGCAACATCGAGATCTCCGAGAAGGAGATCAACAGCAACAAGGACCCGTACAACACGTACACGAACAAGGGTCTGCCGCCTGGGCCGATCGGCAATCCGGGCGACACCGCGTTGAAGGCGACACTGAATCCGACCGACGACGGCTGGTACTACTTCGTTGCGACCGACGGCGTGAACAAGACCGAATTCGCCAAGACGCATGCCCAGTTCCTGCAGCTCAAGGAAAAGTTCAATGAGAGCACGGGCAGCTGA
- a CDS encoding shikimate dehydrogenase, with protein sequence MRARAADARRAAVLGKPIAHSLSPVLHRAAYEELGLTGWSYDRFELDEAALPGFVGHLGPEWAGLSVTMPLKRAVIPLLDEISETAASVEAVNTVVFTEDGRRLGDNTDIPGMVAALRERGIEQVESAAILGAGATASSALAALARICTGEVVAYVRSEARAAEMRQWGARLDVDVRTADWADAAEALDAPLVIATTPAGATDALAHAVPERPAALFDVLYDPWPTELAARWSMIGGAVVSGLDLLVHQAVLQVEQMTGLGPAPVEAMRKAGEHAVAAR encoded by the coding sequence ATGAGAGCACGGGCAGCTGACGCCCGCCGGGCCGCCGTTCTCGGAAAGCCCATCGCCCACTCCCTCTCGCCGGTCCTGCACCGGGCCGCCTACGAGGAGTTGGGGCTCACGGGCTGGTCGTACGACCGGTTCGAGCTCGATGAGGCCGCACTGCCCGGGTTCGTCGGGCACCTCGGGCCGGAGTGGGCCGGGCTGTCGGTGACCATGCCGCTCAAGCGGGCGGTCATCCCGCTGCTCGACGAGATCAGTGAGACGGCCGCCTCGGTGGAGGCGGTCAACACCGTCGTGTTCACCGAGGACGGCCGCCGCCTCGGCGACAACACCGACATCCCGGGGATGGTCGCCGCCCTGCGCGAGCGAGGCATCGAACAGGTCGAGTCGGCGGCGATCCTCGGCGCCGGCGCCACCGCCTCCTCCGCGCTCGCCGCGCTCGCCCGGATCTGTACCGGTGAGGTCGTCGCCTATGTGCGCAGCGAGGCCCGGGCCGCCGAGATGCGGCAGTGGGGCGCACGTCTCGACGTCGACGTGCGCACGGCGGACTGGGCCGACGCGGCCGAGGCCCTGGACGCTCCGCTGGTGATCGCGACCACCCCCGCCGGGGCGACGGACGCTCTCGCCCACGCCGTACCGGAGCGCCCCGCGGCCCTCTTCGACGTGCTCTACGACCCGTGGCCGACCGAGCTGGCGGCCCGCTGGTCGATGATCGGCGGGGCCGTGGTCAGCGGTCTCGACCTGCTGGTGCACCAGGCGGTGCTCCAGGTCGAGCAGATGACGGGTCTCGGGCCCGCGCCGGTGGAGGCCATGCGCAAGGCGGGCGAGCATGCGGTGGCGGCTCGCTGA
- the aroC gene encoding chorismate synthase, translating into MSRLRWLTAGESHGPALVATLEGLPAGVPITTEMVADHLARRRLGYGRGARMKFERDEVTFLGGVRHGLSLGSPVAIMVGNTEWPKWEQVMSADPIDPEILAGLARNAPLTRPRPGHADLAGMQKYGFDEARPILERASARETAARVALGAVARSYLKETAGIEIVSHVVELASAKAPQGVYPTPADVEKLDADPVRCLDADASKAMVAEIDQAHKDGDTLGGVVEILAYGVPVGLGSHVHWDRKLDARLAGALMGIQAIKGVELGDGFELARVPGSKAHDEIVNSPEGIRRVSGRSGGTEGGLSTGELLRVRAAMKPIATVPRALQTVDVTTGEAAQAHHQRSDVSAVPAAGIVAEAMVALVLADAVAEKFGGDSVPETRRNVRSYLENLAIR; encoded by the coding sequence TTGAGCAGGTTGCGCTGGCTGACCGCGGGGGAATCCCACGGTCCCGCACTCGTCGCGACGCTGGAGGGCCTTCCCGCCGGCGTGCCCATCACCACGGAGATGGTGGCGGACCACCTGGCGAGGCGGCGGCTGGGCTATGGCCGCGGTGCCCGGATGAAGTTCGAGCGTGACGAGGTCACCTTCCTCGGCGGCGTCCGGCACGGCCTCAGCCTGGGTTCCCCGGTCGCGATCATGGTGGGCAACACCGAGTGGCCCAAGTGGGAGCAGGTCATGTCGGCCGACCCCATCGACCCGGAGATCCTGGCGGGTCTCGCGCGCAACGCGCCGCTGACCCGGCCGCGGCCCGGTCACGCCGACCTCGCGGGCATGCAGAAGTACGGCTTCGACGAGGCCCGGCCGATCCTGGAGCGGGCCTCCGCCCGGGAGACGGCGGCCCGGGTGGCGCTGGGCGCGGTGGCCCGGTCGTACCTGAAGGAGACGGCCGGCATCGAGATCGTCAGCCATGTCGTGGAGCTGGCCTCGGCCAAGGCCCCGCAGGGCGTGTACCCCACCCCGGCCGACGTGGAGAAGCTGGACGCGGACCCGGTGCGCTGCCTGGACGCGGACGCGTCCAAGGCGATGGTCGCGGAGATCGACCAGGCCCACAAGGACGGCGACACCCTCGGCGGAGTGGTCGAGATCCTGGCGTACGGCGTCCCCGTGGGTCTCGGCTCGCACGTGCACTGGGACCGCAAGCTGGACGCCCGCCTGGCGGGTGCGCTGATGGGCATCCAGGCGATCAAGGGTGTCGAGCTCGGCGACGGCTTCGAGCTGGCGCGGGTGCCGGGCTCGAAGGCGCACGACGAGATCGTGAACTCGCCCGAGGGCATCCGGCGCGTCTCCGGCCGCTCGGGCGGGACCGAGGGCGGACTGAGCACGGGTGAGCTGCTGCGGGTACGGGCCGCGATGAAGCCGATCGCGACCGTGCCACGCGCCCTGCAGACCGTCGACGTGACCACCGGCGAGGCCGCGCAGGCCCACCACCAGCGCTCCGACGTGTCCGCGGTCCCGGCCGCCGGCATCGTCGCCGAGGCCATGGTCGCCCTGGTCCTGGCGGACGCGGTGGCGGAGAAGTTCGGCGGCGACAGCGTGCCCGAGACCCGCCGCAACGTGCGGTCCTACCTCGAGAACCTGGCCATCCGATGA
- a CDS encoding shikimate kinase has translation MTGPQVVLVGPMGVGKSTVGQLLAERLGVGYRDTDDDIVADQGRTIAEIFVDEGEPAFRAIEKAAVRQALAEHDGVLALGGGSILDADTRALLAGQQVVYLSMDVEEAVKRTGLNAARPLLAVNPRKQWRELMEARRHLYESIATTVVATDGRTPEEVTRIALDALELKEA, from the coding sequence ATGACCGGTCCCCAGGTGGTGCTGGTCGGTCCGATGGGCGTGGGCAAGTCCACCGTCGGGCAGCTGCTGGCCGAGCGGCTCGGCGTCGGCTACCGGGACACCGACGACGACATCGTCGCCGACCAGGGCCGCACGATCGCGGAGATCTTCGTCGACGAGGGCGAGCCGGCCTTCCGGGCGATCGAGAAGGCCGCCGTGCGGCAGGCGCTCGCCGAGCACGACGGTGTCCTCGCGCTGGGCGGCGGCTCGATCCTGGACGCGGACACGCGCGCGCTGCTGGCCGGGCAGCAGGTGGTGTACCTCTCGATGGACGTCGAGGAGGCGGTCAAGCGCACCGGCCTGAACGCCGCGCGTCCGCTGCTCGCGGTCAACCCGCGCAAGCAGTGGCGCGAGCTGATGGAGGCGCGCCGCCACCTGTACGAGTCGATCGCCACCACGGTGGTCGCCACGGATGGCCGTACACCCGAAGAAGTCACCCGAATCGCGCTGGACGCACTGGAGTTGAAGGAAGCATGA
- the aroB gene encoding 3-dehydroquinate synthase yields the protein MSEAVTRIQVGGTAGSEPYEVLVGRQLLGELGALIGEKAQRVAIIHPEALADTGDALRADLAGQGFEAVAIQVPNAEEAKTAEVAAYCWKALGQSGFTRTDVVVGVGGGATTDLAGFVAATWLRGVRWIAIPTTVLAMVDAAVGGKTGINTAEGKNLVGAFHPPAGVLCDLAALDSLPVNDYVSGLAEIIKAGFIADPVILELIESDPQAARTPAGPHTAELIERSIRVKAEVVSSDLKESGLREILNYGHTLAHAIEKNERYKWRHGAAVAVGMHFAAELGRLAGRLDDATADRHRTVLESVGLPLHYRYDQWPKLLETMKVDKKSRGNLLRFIVLDGLGKPTVLEGPDPAVLLAAYGEVGQ from the coding sequence ATGAGCGAGGCAGTGACGCGCATCCAGGTCGGCGGCACCGCGGGCAGCGAGCCGTACGAGGTCCTGGTGGGACGTCAACTCCTGGGTGAGCTCGGCGCGTTGATCGGGGAGAAGGCGCAGCGGGTCGCGATCATCCATCCCGAGGCGCTCGCCGACACCGGTGACGCGCTGCGCGCCGACCTCGCCGGACAGGGGTTCGAGGCCGTCGCCATCCAGGTCCCGAACGCGGAGGAGGCCAAGACCGCCGAGGTCGCCGCCTACTGCTGGAAGGCGCTCGGACAGTCCGGCTTCACCCGCACCGACGTCGTGGTCGGCGTCGGCGGCGGCGCCACCACCGACCTCGCCGGGTTCGTGGCCGCGACCTGGCTGCGCGGGGTGCGCTGGATCGCCATCCCGACGACCGTGCTCGCCATGGTCGACGCGGCCGTCGGCGGCAAGACCGGCATCAACACTGCCGAGGGCAAGAACCTCGTGGGCGCCTTCCACCCGCCCGCCGGCGTCCTGTGCGACCTGGCCGCGCTGGACTCCCTGCCCGTCAACGACTACGTCTCCGGACTCGCCGAGATCATCAAGGCGGGCTTCATCGCCGACCCGGTGATCCTGGAGCTCATCGAGTCCGACCCGCAGGCCGCGCGCACCCCGGCGGGCCCGCACACCGCCGAGCTCATCGAGCGCTCGATCCGGGTCAAGGCCGAGGTCGTCTCCTCCGACCTCAAGGAGTCGGGTCTCAGGGAGATCCTGAACTACGGTCACACGCTTGCCCACGCCATCGAGAAGAACGAGCGGTACAAGTGGCGGCACGGCGCCGCGGTCGCCGTAGGCATGCACTTCGCCGCCGAACTGGGCCGTCTGGCGGGCCGGTTGGACGACGCGACGGCCGACCGCCACCGCACCGTCCTCGAATCGGTCGGCCTGCCGCTGCACTACCGCTACGACCAGTGGCCGAAGTTGCTGGAGACCATGAAGGTCGACAAGAAGTCCCGCGGCAATCTGCTGCGGTTCATCGTCCTCGACGGACTGGGCAAGCCCACGGTCCTGGAGGGCCCGGACCCGGCGGTCCTGCTCGCCGCGTACGGCGAGGTCGGCCAGTAA
- a CDS encoding Pro-rich N-terminal domain-containing protein, translating to MQHAVGSPLPPPHQPGHGPAAGWSPAAHHPGPHHPGAHQGSAPVPPPPPAPGFTPAPVPPTPQHSPVPPAPQHSPAPVPDTTGHVPLPPGAPVGAPSAPPAVVPDPAGTTLAVLLIGPAGAGKTSVAKYWADHRRVPTAHISLDDVREWVRSGFADPQSGWNDHSEAQYRLARRTCGFAARNFLANGISCILDDAVFPDRPVVGLGGWKRHVGPGLLPVVLLPGLEIVLERNAERSGNRRLTDEEVARIHGRMAGWYGSGLPIIDNSQMDVAQTARVLDDVLARSIASPPSW from the coding sequence ATGCAGCACGCAGTGGGTTCTCCGCTGCCGCCGCCCCATCAGCCGGGGCACGGACCCGCCGCCGGCTGGTCGCCGGCCGCACACCACCCGGGACCGCATCACCCGGGTGCGCACCAGGGTTCCGCCCCGGTGCCCCCACCGCCTCCGGCACCCGGTTTCACCCCGGCCCCGGTTCCGCCGACGCCGCAGCACTCTCCGGTCCCGCCCGCACCGCAGCACTCACCCGCGCCGGTGCCGGACACCACCGGCCATGTGCCGCTGCCGCCCGGCGCCCCCGTGGGCGCCCCCAGCGCCCCGCCCGCGGTCGTGCCCGATCCCGCGGGCACCACCCTCGCCGTGCTGCTCATCGGCCCGGCGGGCGCCGGCAAGACGAGCGTCGCCAAGTACTGGGCCGACCACCGCAGGGTCCCCACCGCCCACATCAGCCTCGACGACGTGCGGGAGTGGGTCCGCTCGGGCTTCGCCGACCCGCAGTCCGGCTGGAACGACCACTCCGAGGCCCAGTACCGCCTCGCCCGCCGCACCTGCGGCTTCGCCGCCCGCAACTTCCTGGCCAACGGCATCTCCTGCATCCTCGACGACGCCGTCTTCCCCGACCGTCCGGTGGTCGGCCTCGGCGGCTGGAAGCGGCACGTCGGCCCGGGACTGCTGCCCGTGGTCCTGCTGCCCGGCCTGGAGATCGTCCTGGAGCGCAACGCCGAACGCTCGGGCAACCGCCGCCTGACCGACGAAGAGGTCGCCCGGATCCACGGCCGGATGGCCGGGTGGTACGGCTCGGGCCTGCCGATCATCGACAACAGTCAGATGGACGTGGCCCAGACGGCGAGGGTCCTGGACGACGTGCTGGCGCGGTCGATCGCGAGCCCACCGAGCTGGTGA
- a CDS encoding aminopeptidase P family protein, giving the protein MSEVYVTRRTKLRARCQASGSASALISRPANVRYLAGTAPRGAVLLLGAREDVLLCPGPLDDRMDGRPDEALRIHTLPGAAGDPAVAAADLAAGQHADTLAVEEHHLTVGRHRAIRSVVPRLLLADLAGAVEQLRVIKDEEEISCLRIGAEIADQALGELLESILVGRTERHLALELERRLVDHGADGPAFATSVGTGPNAGRPGHRPTDRRVEEGDFLSVCLGASYRGYRCEIGRTFVIGTSPADWQIELYDLVFAAQRAGRESLTPGAAYRDVDRAARQVLESGGHHEGLPTLTGHGVGLEIDEDPQLAPAAMGKLDACVPVTVEPGVHLPGRGGVRIDDTLVVRPEADGGPELLTITTKELLAL; this is encoded by the coding sequence ATGTCAGAGGTGTACGTCACCCGGAGAACGAAGCTCAGGGCCCGCTGTCAAGCCAGCGGCAGCGCCAGCGCGCTGATCTCCCGCCCCGCCAACGTCCGCTACCTCGCGGGCACCGCCCCCCGCGGCGCCGTCCTCCTGCTCGGCGCACGTGAGGACGTCCTGCTCTGCCCCGGTCCGCTGGACGACCGCATGGACGGCCGTCCCGACGAGGCCCTGCGGATCCACACCCTCCCCGGCGCCGCCGGCGACCCGGCCGTCGCCGCGGCCGACCTCGCGGCGGGGCAGCACGCCGACACCCTCGCCGTCGAGGAACACCACCTCACCGTCGGCCGCCACAGAGCCATCCGCTCGGTCGTCCCGCGGCTGCTCCTCGCAGACCTCGCGGGCGCGGTCGAACAGCTCCGCGTCATCAAGGACGAGGAGGAGATCTCCTGCCTGCGCATCGGCGCCGAGATCGCCGACCAGGCACTGGGAGAACTCCTGGAGTCCATCCTCGTCGGCCGCACCGAGCGACATCTCGCCCTCGAGCTGGAGCGCCGTCTCGTCGACCACGGCGCCGACGGCCCGGCCTTCGCCACGTCCGTGGGTACCGGCCCGAACGCCGGCCGCCCCGGCCACCGTCCCACCGACCGCCGTGTCGAGGAGGGCGATTTCCTCTCCGTCTGCCTGGGCGCGAGCTATCGCGGATACCGCTGCGAGATCGGCCGTACCTTCGTCATCGGTACGTCCCCCGCCGACTGGCAGATCGAGTTGTACGACCTCGTCTTCGCCGCTCAGCGGGCCGGACGCGAGTCGCTGACACCCGGTGCGGCCTACCGCGACGTGGACCGTGCGGCCCGTCAGGTACTGGAGTCCGGGGGCCACCACGAGGGCCTCCCGACCCTCACCGGACACGGTGTGGGACTGGAAATCGACGAGGACCCGCAGTTGGCCCCCGCGGCCATGGGTAAACTGGACGCTTGCGTGCCGGTCACCGTCGAACCGGGGGTCCACCTCCCGGGACGGGGCGGCGTCCGGATCGATGACACGCTCGTCGTACGCCCCGAGGCGGACGGCGGACCCGAGCTACTCACCATCACGACCAAGGAGCTGCTCGCGCTGTAG
- the efp gene encoding elongation factor P, translating into MASTNDLKNGLVLKLEGGQLWSVVEFQHVKPGKGPAFVRTKLKNVLSGKVVDKTFNAGVKVETATVDKRDMQFSYMDGEYFVFMDMETYDQLMIDRKAVGDAANFLIEGFTATVAQHEGEVLFVELPAAVELVVQETEPGLQGDRSTGGTKPATLETGHQIQVPLFITTGEKIKVDTRTSDYLGRVNS; encoded by the coding sequence GTGGCTTCCACGAACGACCTCAAGAACGGCCTGGTGCTCAAGCTCGAAGGCGGCCAGCTCTGGTCCGTCGTCGAGTTCCAGCACGTCAAGCCCGGCAAGGGCCCTGCATTCGTGCGCACCAAGCTCAAGAACGTGCTGTCCGGCAAGGTCGTCGACAAGACGTTCAACGCCGGCGTCAAGGTCGAGACGGCCACTGTCGACAAGCGCGACATGCAGTTCTCGTACATGGACGGCGAGTACTTCGTCTTCATGGACATGGAGACCTACGACCAGCTGATGATCGACCGCAAGGCCGTCGGCGACGCCGCCAACTTCCTGATCGAGGGCTTCACCGCCACCGTGGCGCAGCACGAGGGCGAGGTGCTCTTCGTCGAGCTGCCGGCCGCCGTCGAGCTCGTCGTCCAGGAGACCGAGCCGGGCCTGCAGGGCGACCGCTCCACCGGCGGCACCAAGCCCGCCACCCTGGAGACCGGTCACCAGATCCAGGTCCCGCTCTTCATCACCACCGGTGAGAAGATCAAGGTCGACACCCGCACGAGTGACTACCTCGGCCGGGTGAACAGCTAA
- the nusB gene encoding transcription antitermination factor NusB, with the protein MAARNTARKRAFQILFEGDQRGVDVLTVLADWIRLSREDTRQPPVSEYTMQLVEGYAEHAKRIDELIAQYSVGWTLDRMPVVDRNILRLGAHELIWADETPDAVVLDEMVQLAKEFSTDESPSFVNGLLGRLKDLKPSLRRDEA; encoded by the coding sequence GTGGCTGCCCGCAACACGGCCCGCAAGCGCGCCTTCCAGATCCTCTTCGAGGGCGACCAGCGCGGAGTCGACGTCCTGACGGTCCTGGCGGACTGGATCCGGCTTTCCCGGGAAGACACCCGGCAGCCGCCGGTGAGCGAGTACACGATGCAGCTGGTCGAGGGCTACGCGGAGCACGCGAAGCGCATCGACGAGCTGATCGCGCAGTACTCGGTCGGCTGGACGCTGGACCGGATGCCGGTCGTCGACCGCAACATCCTGCGTCTGGGCGCCCATGAGCTGATCTGGGCCGATGAGACCCCGGACGCGGTGGTGCTCGACGAGATGGTGCAGCTGGCGAAGGAGTTCTCCACGGACGAGTCGCCCTCGTTCGTGAACGGCCTGCTGGGTCGGCTCAAGGACCTGAAGCCGTCACTGCGCCGGGACGAGGCGTAG
- the bldD gene encoding transcriptional regulator BldD encodes MSSEYAKQLGAKLRAIRTQQGLSLHGVEEKSQGRWKAVVVGSYERGDRAVTVQRLAELADFYGVPVQELLPGTTPGGAAEPPPKLVLDLERLAHVPAEKAGPLQRYAATIQSQRGDYNGKVLSIRQDDLRTLAVIYDQSPSVLTEQLISWGVLDADARRAVSHEDS; translated from the coding sequence ATGTCCAGCGAATACGCCAAACAGCTCGGGGCCAAGCTCCGGGCCATCCGCACCCAGCAGGGCCTTTCCCTCCACGGTGTCGAGGAGAAGTCCCAGGGACGCTGGAAAGCGGTCGTGGTCGGTTCGTACGAGCGCGGCGACCGCGCGGTGACGGTGCAGCGTCTTGCCGAGTTGGCGGATTTCTACGGCGTTCCGGTACAGGAGCTGCTGCCCGGCACCACTCCGGGCGGGGCCGCCGAGCCGCCGCCGAAGCTGGTCCTGGACCTGGAGCGGCTGGCCCACGTCCCGGCCGAGAAGGCCGGCCCCCTCCAGCGGTATGCGGCCACCATCCAGTCCCAGCGTGGTGACTACAACGGCAAGGTGCTCTCGATCCGCCAGGACGACCTGCGCACACTGGCCGTCATCTACGACCAGTCCCCCTCGGTGCTCACCGAGCAGCTGATCAGCTGGGGCGTGCTGGACGCGGACGCGCGTCGCGCGGTGTCCCACGAGGACAGCTGA
- the pyrR gene encoding bifunctional pyr operon transcriptional regulator/uracil phosphoribosyltransferase PyrR: MDNQDTSDHQASDARPVLEGPDIARVLTRIAHEIVERAKGADDVVLLGIPTRGVFLAQRLAVKLEEITDRRIPVGSLDITMYRDDLRMHPPRALARTEIPGDGIDGRLVVLVDDVLFSGRTIRAALDALNDIGRPRAVQLAVLVDRGHRELPIRADYVGKNLPTSLRETVKVQLAEEDGRDTVLLGVKQT; encoded by the coding sequence ATGGACAATCAGGACACTTCCGACCACCAGGCGTCCGATGCCCGGCCCGTTCTCGAAGGCCCCGACATCGCACGCGTGCTGACCCGTATCGCCCACGAGATCGTCGAACGCGCCAAGGGCGCCGACGACGTGGTGCTCCTCGGCATCCCCACCCGAGGCGTCTTCCTCGCCCAGCGGCTCGCCGTCAAGCTCGAGGAGATCACCGACCGCAGGATTCCGGTCGGTTCGCTCGACATCACCATGTACCGCGACGATCTGCGCATGCACCCGCCGCGTGCGCTGGCCCGCACCGAGATCCCCGGTGACGGCATCGACGGCCGTCTGGTCGTCCTCGTCGACGACGTGCTCTTCTCCGGCCGCACCATCCGCGCCGCCCTGGACGCCCTGAACGACATCGGGCGCCCCCGCGCGGTGCAGCTCGCGGTCCTCGTCGACAGAGGCCACCGCGAACTGCCCATCCGCGCCGACTACGTCGGCAAGAACCTCCCCACGTCGCTGCGGGAGACGGTCAAGGTCCAGCTCGCCGAGGAGGACGGTCGCGACACCGTGCTGCTCGGTGTGAAGCAGACCTAG